From the Lolium rigidum isolate FL_2022 chromosome 2, APGP_CSIRO_Lrig_0.1, whole genome shotgun sequence genome, one window contains:
- the LOC124689293 gene encoding beta-amylase 8-like: protein MATKHPHQAADPAASPPPPPSRRPRGPASASSPAPARRSGEREKERTKLRERHRRSITSRMLAGLRQHGNFPLPARADMNDVLAALARAAGWTVQPDGTTFRSSSLSQPPPPPPAQFGAFQPTSVETPSFTSHLNSYTIGTPLDSQASGLQTDDSLSLSPSSLDSVVVAEQSIKNESYGNSSSANSLSCMGGDQLMRASAVWAGDYTRTPYIPVYASLSMGIINSYCQLVDPEAVRAELRHLKSLNVDGVVVDCWWGIVEAWTPQKYEWSGYRDLFGIIKEFKLKVQVVLSFHGSGKCGSGDVLISLPRWVMEIAQENQDIFFTDRVGRRNSECLSWGIDKERVLRGRTGIEVYFDFMRSFHMEFRSLSEEGLISAIEIGLGASGELRYPSCPEKMGWRYPGIGEFQCYDRYMQKNLRQAALTRGHLFWARGPDNAGYYNSRSHETGFFCDGGDYDSYYGRFFLNWYSGILVDHVDQVLSLATLAFDGAVIMVKIPSMYWWYRTASHAAELTAGYYNPTNRDGYSPVFKMLKKHSVILKVVCYGPEYTVQENDEAFADPEGLTWQVMNAAWEQGLSISVESALPCLDNEMYPLILDSAKPRNDPDRHHVSFFAYRQKTPFLLQANVCFSELETFVKCMHGEATQNFVD, encoded by the exons ATGGCCACGAAGCACCCCCACCAGGCCGCCGATCCCGCGGCGTCGCCTCCCCCGCCGCCGAGCCGACGCCCGCGcggccccgcctccgcctcctcccccgCCCCGGCGCGGCGGAGCGGCGAGCGGGAGAAGGAGCGGACGAAGCTGCGGGAGCGGCACCGGCGCTCCATCACCAGCCGCATGCTAGCCGGGCTGCGGCAGCACGGCAACTTCCCCCTCCCCGCCCGCGCCGACATGAACGACGtcctcgccgccctcgcccgcgccGCCGGATGGACCGTCCAACCCGACGGCACCACCTTccgctcctcctccttgtcccagccgcctccccctccccctgCCCAATTC GGAGCTTTCCAGCCTACTTCTGTGGAAACCCCATCTTTCACTAGCCATCTGAACAGCTACACCATCGGGACGCCGCTAGACTCTCAGGCTTCTGGTCTACAGACAGATGACAGCCTTAGCCTGTCACCGTCATCGTTGGACTCAGTCGTGGtggcggagcaaagcattaagaaTGAGAGCTATGGGAATTCGAGCTCTGCCAATTCGTTGAGTTGTATGGGTGGTGATCAG TTAATGAGAGCATCAGCAGTATGGGCGGGTGATTACACAAGAACTCCATATATACCAGTCTATGCCTCTCTGTCT aTGGGCATTATCAATAGTTATTGCCAATTGGTTGATCCAGAGGCTGTACGTGCTGAACTAAGGCATCTGAAGTCTTTGAATGTTGACGGAGTGGTTGTTGACTGTTGGTGGGGGATTGTGGAAGCCTGGACTCCTCAGAAGTACGAATGGTCTGGCTACAGGGACCTTTTTGGTATCATTAAAGAGTTCAAGCTAAAAGTTCAG GTTGTATTATCATTTCATGGGTCTGGGAAGTGTGGATCTGGTGATGTGTTAATCTCGCTCCCTAGGTGGGTCATGGAAATTGCACAAGAGAACCAGGATATATTTTTCACTGATCGAGTAGGTAGGAGAAATTCAGAATGCCTTTCCTGGGGAATTGACAAAGAGCGTGTCCTTCGAGGGAGAACTGGCATTGAG GTTTATTTTGATTTCATGAGGAGCTTTCATATGGAATTCAGAAGCTTGTCTGAAGAGGGTCTTATTTCTGCTATTGAGATTGGATTGGGTGCTTCTGGAGAGTTAAGATATCCTTCATGTCCAGAAAAGATGGGCTGGAGATATCCTGGTATTGGTGAATTTCAG TGTTACGACAGGTACATGCAAAAGAACTTGCGGCAAGCAGCCTTGACACGGGGCCATTTGTTTTGGGCCCGTGGACCTGATAATGCTGGCTACTATAATTCAAGATCACACGAGACTGGTTTTTTTTGTGATGGAGGTGATTATGACAGCTACTACGGGCGCTTTTTCCTTAATTGGTATTCTGGAAtccttgttgatcatgtggatcaGGTGCTCTCACTTGCTACTCTTGCATTTGATGGAGCAGTAATTATGGTGAAG ATCCCTTCGATGTATTGGTGGTACAGAACTGCAAGCCATGCTGCAGAGCTTACGGCAGGATACTACAACCCTACAAATCGGGATGGATACTCTCCAGTTTTCAAAATGCTCAAGAAGCATTCCGTAATTCTGAAAGTAGTCTGTTATGGGCCAGAATATACAGTTCAGGAGAATGATGAAGCATTTGCTGATCCAGAAGGTTTAACCTGGCAG GTTATGAATGCAGCATGGGAGCAGGGTCTATCTATAAGTGTAGAGAGTGCTCTTCCATGTCTTGACAATGAGATGTACCCTCTGATCCTTGACTCAGCGAAGCCTAGGAACGATCCTGACCGTCACCATGTCTCATTCTTTGCATACCGTCAGAAGACTCCATTCCTTTTGCAGGCAAATGTTTGCTTCTCAGAGCTTGAGACCTTTGTAAAGTGTATGCATG GGGAGGCTACCCAGAACTTTGTAGACTGA
- the LOC124691377 gene encoding protein LPA3-like — translation MAMATSYSISNPPLTFKTSHLNKQVPNWRLPTIRSGNGSGGMLTMQRRSLRTCFHVCAVTGDQSTSNALSAKFPSDYTELIMQAKEATESAFKDGKQLLEIEFPTAGLQSVPGDGEGGIEMTGSMLLIREFCDRFVPAEKATRTRIFFPEANEVTFARQSAFEGCSLKLDYLTKPSLFEDFGFTTKVKMADRVQPNDETFLVAYPYFNVNEMLVVEELYNEAVLNTERKLIIFNGELDRIRSGYYPPFFYPKLAELSKTFLPKLETVYYIHNFKGSKGGALFRCYPGPWKVLRKLGGSFICLHEQEEMPSLKEVALDILPSA, via the exons ATGGCCATGGCAACCAGTTATTCAATCTCCAACCCACCACTTACCTTCAAAACTTCTCATCTTAATAAACAA GTTCCAAATTGGAGACTTCCTACAATCAGAAGTGGCAATGGCAGTGGGGGTATGCTCACTATGCAAAGGAGGAGTTTAAGAACTTGTTTCCATGTCTGTGCTGTCACTGGGGACCAGAGCACCAGCAATGCCTTGAGCGCAAAATTCCCAAGCGATTACACAGAACTTATAATGCAG GCTAAAGAAGCTACAGAATCAGCTTTTAAGGATGGAAAACAGCTATTG GAGATAGAGTTTCCTACAGCAGGACTACAATCTGTTCCAG GTGACGGCGAAGGAGGAATTGAGATGACAGGAAGCATGCTTCTCATTAGAGAATTTTGTGATCGTTTTGTACCTGCCGAGAAAGCGACCCGGACCAGAATT TTCTTCCCTGAGGCAAATGAGGTTACTTTTGCAAGACAGTCAGCCTTTGAAGGCTGCTCATTAAAATTGGATTATCTAACAAAACCATCATTATTTGAAGATTTTGGTTTTACAACAAAGGTCAAAATGGCAGACCGCGTGCAGCCCAACGATGAGACATTTCTTGTGGCTTATCCCTATTTCAATGTCAATG AGATGCTTGTGGTGGAGGAGCTTTACAACGAAGCAGTTCTTAATACAGAACGGAAATTGATTATCTTCAATGGAGAACTAGATCGGATAAGAAGTGGAT ATTACCCGCCCTTTTTCTACCCAAAGCTAGCGGAACTTTCCAAGACATTTCTTCCGAAACTGGAGACAGTTTACTATATTCACAATTTTAAGGGATCCAAAGGAGGAGCACTTTTCAG GTGTTACCCTGGCCCTTGGAAGGTGCTAAGAAAACTAGGCGGCagtttcatttgtttgcatgaacAGGAGGAGATGCCTTCGCTGAAAGAAGTGGCCCTCGACATACTTCCTTCTGCCTAG